A region of Moorena producens PAL-8-15-08-1 DNA encodes the following proteins:
- the ltrA gene encoding group II intron reverse transcriptase/maturase, with protein MNKSKTRGFTPQSEWKNVNWRKLEMTVFKLQKRIYRASHRGDVRVVRKLQKTLMNSWSAKMIAVRRVTQENKGKKTAGIDGKKALNNKQRLALVANLNTQKKAKPTRRVWIPKSGSREKRPLGIPTIHDRALQALTKQALEPEWEAKFEPNSYGFRPGRSCHDAVEAIFSNICHKPKWVLDADIAKCFDKINHEALLTKVNTFPSLRRLIKSWLKAGVMEKDTLTPTNEGTPQGGVISPLLANIALHGMEERIKQYAETLKIKRRSKKQKRQGISLIRYADDFVIIHENQGVIEECRTILENWLNDIGLELKPSKTRISYTMNGFDFLGFNIRQYKVGKNQSKQGFKTIIKPSKKKVLEHYEQLSNVIDRHRAAPQEALINHLKPIIRGWCNYYRSVCSKETFNKLGHMLWNKLQRWGYRRHPNKSKSWVINKYWGTIEEDNWMFMTDRNHLPKHVKTEIVRHKKVQEARSTYDGDLIYWNTRMQKHPEMTSQKGRLLKRQKGVCTHCGLTFRDGDVMEKHHIIPRSLGGNDTDKNLELLHLHCHDAKHRKKIELNELDRNPF; from the coding sequence ATGAATAAGTCCAAAACTCGGGGGTTCACCCCACAGTCGGAATGGAAGAACGTCAACTGGCGAAAGCTGGAAATGACCGTATTCAAGTTGCAAAAACGAATATATCGAGCCTCTCATCGTGGTGATGTCCGCGTGGTAAGAAAGCTGCAAAAGACTCTGATGAATTCCTGGTCAGCCAAGATGATAGCGGTTAGACGGGTAACCCAGGAGAACAAAGGTAAAAAGACTGCCGGAATAGACGGGAAAAAAGCTTTAAATAATAAGCAAAGACTCGCCTTAGTAGCCAACCTGAATACTCAAAAGAAGGCAAAACCTACCAGAAGGGTATGGATTCCCAAATCTGGAAGTAGGGAAAAACGCCCATTAGGTATCCCGACTATACACGACCGTGCTCTACAAGCTTTAACCAAACAGGCATTAGAACCCGAATGGGAAGCCAAGTTTGAGCCTAACTCATATGGTTTCAGACCAGGACGCTCATGTCACGATGCCGTCGAAGCAATATTCAGCAATATATGCCATAAACCCAAATGGGTATTAGACGCAGATATTGCCAAATGTTTTGACAAAATAAATCATGAAGCGCTTCTAACTAAAGTGAACACTTTTCCATCATTAAGAAGGTTAATAAAATCCTGGCTTAAAGCTGGAGTAATGGAAAAGGATACACTCACTCCCACCAACGAAGGGACACCGCAAGGAGGAGTGATATCACCCCTGCTCGCTAACATTGCCCTCCATGGCATGGAAGAACGAATCAAACAATATGCCGAAACATTAAAGATAAAAAGGAGAAGTAAAAAACAGAAACGGCAAGGAATAAGTTTGATTAGATACGCAGACGACTTCGTCATCATCCATGAAAATCAGGGAGTAATAGAAGAATGCAGAACGATTCTAGAAAATTGGCTGAATGATATAGGGTTGGAATTAAAACCAAGTAAAACAAGAATTTCCTATACTATGAACGGGTTTGACTTCCTAGGATTCAACATCCGTCAATATAAAGTAGGAAAAAATCAGTCTAAACAAGGATTTAAAACCATCATCAAACCATCAAAGAAAAAAGTTTTAGAACATTATGAGCAGCTCTCAAACGTCATAGACCGTCACAGAGCTGCTCCCCAGGAGGCTTTGATAAACCACCTAAAACCTATTATAAGGGGATGGTGTAACTACTACAGAAGTGTATGTAGTAAAGAAACCTTTAATAAACTTGGGCACATGTTATGGAACAAACTACAACGATGGGGATACAGGAGACACCCAAATAAATCAAAATCCTGGGTAATCAACAAATACTGGGGAACCATAGAGGAAGACAACTGGATGTTCATGACCGACAGGAATCACCTTCCTAAACATGTCAAAACTGAAATAGTCAGACATAAAAAGGTACAAGAAGCCAGAAGCACCTACGATGGGGACTTAATATATTGGAATACCAGAATGCAGAAACACCCTGAAATGACCAGTCAAAAGGGAAGGCTTTTGAAAAGGCAAAAAGGGGTATGTACTCATTGTGGTCTTACCTTCAGAGATGGAGATGTAATGGAAAAGCATCACATAATACCGCGCTCTCTCGGTGGAAACGACACGGATAAAAATCTTGAATTACTCCACCTACATTGTCACGATGCAAAACACAGAAAGAAAATCGAACTCAATGAGTTGGATAGAAATCCGTTCTAA